Proteins found in one Roseofilum capinflatum BLCC-M114 genomic segment:
- a CDS encoding GTPase translates to MSSNSLQKLRVLFYDRPEVLKMLDFRELDLSSLEEAAYLQEQKNRKLYPEPVNFYATGRTGAGKTSLGNALLDPGSGKPPMESHGHQDCTSSIQYFKLQSNLRYFDLPGAGSSEEYENINRASLLVEQLDDEDDEMYPVDEFKVLDFSEYETQGVQEEVITVEQWQSSGNQQFVAADIILYVVAPHMLFTRDDQKYLKQLLKSQKQRSQNPIVIFALNIHRTKEGQIKPTSENLEDARKLITQIYQKFYPNISPPIVEIDSRTGAGINQITEIICQILPSEKIGNMQQALKKELKEYAKKERSYRYREALLHIASRLATVVVDQKLGDQGLINEAYMAVTDYAIRVFREEQAVLEAQQEFDDAINQFAESAKVSRQEAETILVEHQWVQMRDQEVEKTDYVPDIQDVDVQQQIVDYVDSQESRKELVDGGRSPGRIAGGAAVGGLAGLGGFVLGLTGVLATGATVATGGLAAPLAAAVLGGAVTGGVRGTKKRKKEVTVTEDVIKPVVKTITVTEKRLVGMKEVKKTVTEKVPEVMREQREQATGNIKYLQGGYPVVENLLAIGLGIEKADSSVDLKADFASVVNKGRQEVQGILQPYLEQINDFAVNSDRKYAEEKIMGILQAVFLN, encoded by the coding sequence ATGTCTTCTAATTCATTACAAAAACTTAGAGTTTTATTCTATGATCGCCCTGAAGTTTTGAAAATGTTGGATTTTCGAGAACTCGATTTATCTAGTTTAGAAGAAGCAGCTTATCTTCAAGAACAAAAGAACAGAAAGTTATATCCAGAGCCTGTTAACTTTTACGCGACAGGCCGTACTGGAGCGGGAAAAACTTCATTAGGGAATGCTTTACTCGATCCAGGATCGGGCAAACCTCCAATGGAATCTCATGGTCATCAAGATTGCACAAGCAGTATACAATATTTTAAGCTACAGAGTAATTTGCGTTACTTTGATTTACCAGGAGCTGGCAGCAGCGAAGAGTATGAAAATATCAATCGGGCATCGTTACTTGTAGAGCAGCTTGATGATGAAGATGACGAAATGTACCCCGTTGATGAATTTAAAGTTTTAGATTTCTCTGAATATGAGACTCAAGGTGTTCAAGAAGAAGTCATCACAGTCGAGCAATGGCAATCCAGTGGAAATCAACAGTTTGTTGCCGCAGATATCATTTTGTACGTGGTTGCTCCCCATATGCTGTTTACTCGTGATGATCAAAAATACTTAAAGCAATTACTAAAATCCCAAAAGCAGCGATCTCAAAATCCAATCGTTATATTTGCTTTAAACATTCATCGGACTAAAGAGGGCCAAATCAAGCCAACATCGGAAAATCTAGAAGATGCACGTAAATTAATTACACAGATTTATCAAAAATTCTATCCCAATATCAGCCCTCCAATCGTTGAAATCGACTCTAGAACTGGAGCAGGAATTAATCAGATTACTGAGATTATCTGTCAAATTTTGCCATCAGAGAAGATTGGCAACATGCAACAAGCACTTAAGAAAGAACTGAAGGAGTATGCCAAAAAAGAGCGTAGCTACCGCTATCGGGAAGCCTTGCTTCATATTGCCAGTCGTTTAGCAACTGTTGTGGTCGATCAAAAATTAGGTGACCAAGGTTTAATCAATGAAGCATATATGGCTGTAACTGATTACGCCATTCGAGTATTCAGAGAAGAGCAGGCTGTTCTCGAAGCACAGCAAGAATTTGATGATGCTATTAATCAATTTGCTGAAAGTGCTAAGGTCTCGCGACAAGAAGCTGAAACAATTTTGGTTGAGCATCAGTGGGTTCAAATGCGAGACCAAGAAGTAGAGAAGACTGACTATGTACCAGACATCCAAGATGTAGATGTTCAGCAACAAATTGTAGATTATGTAGACTCCCAAGAATCTAGAAAAGAACTTGTTGATGGAGGCCGATCTCCCGGTCGTATTGCTGGCGGTGCTGCTGTTGGAGGTCTGGCTGGTTTAGGAGGGTTTGTTCTTGGTTTAACGGGTGTACTTGCAACTGGTGCAACAGTAGCAACTGGTGGATTAGCAGCTCCTCTTGCTGCTGCCGTACTTGGAGGAGCTGTAACAGGTGGAGTCAGGGGTACAAAAAAACGCAAGAAAGAAGTTACTGTCACTGAAGATGTGATTAAACCTGTAGTCAAGACTATTACAGTAACGGAAAAGCGGTTAGTTGGAATGAAAGAAGTGAAGAAAACAGTCACTGAAAAAGTTCCCGAAGTGATGAGAGAGCAGCGAGAGCAAGCGACCGGGAATATTAAATATCTGCAAGGAGGTTATCCTGTTGTTGAGAATTTACTGGCTATTGGGTTAGGGATTGAAAAAGCCGATTCAAGTGTAGACTTAAAAGCAGATTTTGCATCAGTTGTGAACAAGGGTCGTCAAGAAGTCCAAGGTATTCTACAACCCTATTTAGAACAAATCAATGATTTTGCAGTCAATTCGGATCGCAAATATGCAGAAGAAAAAATTATGGGTATTTTACAAGCAGTTTTTCTCAATTGA
- a CDS encoding type II toxin-antitoxin system VapC family toxin, whose product MNKPRIFFDTNVLVYAHDRTSTYHTDSATLLKMAVEQNIQGVLAEQNLIELYRILTNPTAMRGKELTPQQVNSLVRTTYLNGLFQVVYPIPITLDKVLSLATSHNITSARIFDIRLAALILESNIDYFATYNLSDFQSIPDVNPFTPANIIKII is encoded by the coding sequence ATGAACAAACCCAGGATATTTTTTGATACTAATGTATTGGTTTATGCTCACGATCGCACTTCAACGTACCATACTGACTCCGCTACCCTACTCAAGATGGCAGTAGAACAGAATATTCAGGGAGTCTTAGCAGAACAAAATCTGATTGAACTCTATAGGATTTTAACCAATCCTACCGCAATGAGAGGAAAAGAGTTAACACCACAACAAGTGAATAGCTTAGTCAGAACTACTTATTTAAATGGCTTGTTTCAAGTGGTCTATCCCATCCCCATAACTCTCGATAAGGTATTAAGTTTGGCGACGAGTCATAATATTACCTCAGCAAGAATTTTCGATATTCGTCTAGCTGCATTAATTTTAGAATCAAATATTGACTATTTTGCCACTTATAACCTCAGTGACTTTCAAAGTATCCCAGATGTAAATCCCTTTACTCCAGCAAACATCATCAAGATTATTTAA
- a CDS encoding DUF433 domain-containing protein — translation MTFTTDNPVTWQYLEIDAQSRAKIANSRVFVSQLIQEKHAHGWSPEELHFQHPEISLAAIYSALSYYYTYQSQIDAQIAQEQQTIQALQAELIQRGVGHYSSNFKQKLQTKRGQQG, via the coding sequence ATGACCTTCACCACAGACAACCCCGTAACTTGGCAATATCTGGAAATTGACGCTCAAAGTCGGGCAAAAATTGCTAATAGTCGCGTTTTCGTTTCCCAACTGATTCAAGAAAAACACGCCCACGGTTGGAGTCCTGAAGAACTGCATTTTCAACATCCTGAAATTTCCCTTGCTGCTATTTACTCTGCCCTCAGCTATTACTACACCTATCAATCCCAAATTGATGCCCAAATTGCTCAAGAACAGCAGACTATTCAAGCGTTGCAAGCTGAGTTAATTCAAAGGGGAGTCGGTCATTATAGCTCCAATTTTAAACAAAAGCTTCAGACAAAACGGGGACAGCAGGGATAA
- a CDS encoding VWA domain-containing protein — MTKKITTSAIATLGCFLLGACSAPDSGSSTLYEGFEVKAWVGSALKDFCNQTATQFNQQQPKLDSGEAFYLSCHAKGSGDIVTLVTSLSEQLKNGSLQPDDANFPSLISVDGEIYQEQLRYQMTQIFPGQDYIPPVTDAPLLAYSPMVFMVPSEFAETLSKQPDIYQTLATATTYQDIDPSNSPTPIYYAHTAPTRSNSGLQTLVAQFASVSGKRPEELTVAEVEQYQTQIQQIQSKVTRYGTSTSSLARDMVKNGVFWASIASVYESSVIAANTEQNSSTRYQAIYPSSTFTSNMRAILPNAPWVSAQEKEAAEQVIEYWRSPQAQTIATSLGLRPGIPGVELGPKFSPALGVDANANYDSLRSPQPEVVDAMLTSWRNFAKKPSQVVVVVDSSGSMAVDKLSSVQNTLNYYIQQLGPKETITLIDFDTIIKPPVTVNGTVEGRNRGIEFIGNLKADGNTKLYDATLEARNWLRDNLRSDAINAVVVLTDGEDSGSTTSLEQLNQELEQTGFNSDQRIAVFTIGYGNQGEFDSGILKQIAELNGGYYREGNPETISTLMSDLQVEF, encoded by the coding sequence ATGACCAAAAAAATCACTACATCTGCGATCGCCACCTTGGGCTGTTTCCTCCTCGGAGCCTGTTCTGCCCCTGACTCTGGCTCCTCTACACTCTATGAAGGATTTGAAGTCAAAGCTTGGGTGGGGAGTGCCCTCAAAGACTTCTGCAATCAAACCGCTACGCAGTTTAACCAACAACAGCCTAAACTCGACAGTGGAGAAGCCTTTTATCTCAGTTGCCACGCTAAAGGTAGCGGAGATATTGTCACCCTAGTTACATCCTTGTCTGAACAACTGAAAAACGGAAGTCTACAACCGGATGATGCTAACTTTCCTAGCTTGATTTCTGTCGATGGGGAAATTTATCAGGAGCAACTGCGCTACCAGATGACCCAGATTTTCCCTGGGCAAGATTATATTCCCCCCGTGACTGATGCACCCCTGTTGGCCTACAGTCCCATGGTGTTTATGGTTCCCTCGGAATTTGCGGAAACCCTGAGCAAACAACCCGATATTTATCAAACGTTAGCCACAGCGACAACCTATCAAGATATTGACCCCAGTAACTCTCCCACTCCCATTTATTACGCCCATACTGCCCCGACTCGCTCCAATTCTGGGTTACAAACTTTGGTGGCTCAATTTGCATCGGTTTCCGGTAAGCGACCGGAAGAATTGACGGTGGCTGAGGTGGAACAGTACCAAACGCAAATTCAACAAATTCAGAGTAAAGTCACCCGCTACGGCACATCAACCAGTTCTTTGGCTCGTGACATGGTGAAAAATGGGGTATTTTGGGCTTCGATCGCCTCGGTTTATGAATCTTCTGTGATCGCCGCTAATACGGAACAGAATAGCTCAACCCGCTACCAGGCCATTTATCCCTCGTCCACTTTCACCTCGAATATGCGGGCTATTTTACCCAATGCTCCTTGGGTGAGCGCCCAGGAAAAAGAAGCGGCTGAACAAGTCATTGAATATTGGCGATCGCCCCAAGCCCAAACCATCGCCACCAGTTTGGGGTTGCGTCCGGGAATTCCAGGGGTGGAGCTGGGGCCGAAATTCTCCCCAGCATTGGGAGTCGATGCCAATGCCAACTACGACTCCTTGCGATCGCCTCAACCGGAAGTCGTGGACGCAATGTTAACCTCCTGGCGAAACTTCGCCAAAAAACCCTCCCAGGTGGTCGTCGTCGTAGACTCTTCTGGCTCCATGGCTGTAGACAAATTATCCTCTGTCCAAAACACCTTAAATTACTACATCCAACAATTGGGGCCCAAGGAGACGATTACCTTAATTGATTTTGATACCATCATTAAGCCTCCCGTAACCGTCAATGGAACCGTAGAAGGTCGAAATCGAGGCATTGAATTTATTGGCAACTTAAAAGCCGACGGCAACACGAAGTTGTATGATGCCACCTTAGAAGCTCGTAACTGGCTGCGGGACAATCTGCGATCGGATGCCATTAACGCGGTGGTTGTTCTCACGGATGGAGAAGATTCTGGCTCCACAACTTCTTTAGAACAACTCAACCAAGAATTAGAGCAAACGGGGTTTAACTCTGATCAGCGCATCGCCGTTTTTACCATCGGCTACGGCAACCAAGGGGAATTTGATTCTGGAATTCTCAAACAAATTGCCGAACTCAATGGAGGATATTACCGGGAGGGAAATCCGGAGACTATATCTACCCTAATGTCCGATTTACAAGTTGAGTTTTAA
- a CDS encoding substrate-binding domain-containing protein: MNAKSSPMQQQNKAIASALLAVAAVGLAYAPLPGLNQTVIVVSGSELAEPLQELEVQFENSNPNINIELEFQGSQDMVNNYIDENNDFTPTVLIPANAELIDELSQRWQAQNNGQPFHQDPQAIAKTFLVGVAWPQRGQVLFPQGSFDWNRVEQAMEAGSWQQIGGQADWGSFDFVITDPIRSNSGQVTLSLWTQAQLGNGSSLNSPEAENLFGLIRRSVYQPPRSTDTLLQEFITRGPNDADVATVYESIALYRWQQSATSQGKPYQIYYLNPTIETVATAAIVRRDVGSQTAKAAREFIDFLTQPEQQAVFVRYGFRPAQNSVDLTSVSGSPWTQNIPGAEVDPALSVLPAPQPAEIGEIQRLWQRANP; this comes from the coding sequence ATGAATGCCAAGTCGAGTCCGATGCAACAGCAAAATAAAGCGATCGCCTCAGCACTTTTAGCCGTGGCTGCTGTCGGTTTAGCCTATGCCCCCCTTCCGGGGTTAAATCAAACCGTGATTGTAGTCAGTGGGAGCGAACTGGCCGAACCCTTGCAAGAGCTAGAAGTTCAGTTTGAAAACAGTAATCCGAACATTAATATTGAACTGGAATTTCAAGGTTCCCAAGATATGGTTAACAACTATATCGATGAGAACAATGATTTTACGCCCACGGTTTTGATCCCCGCCAATGCAGAATTAATTGACGAACTGAGTCAACGTTGGCAAGCCCAAAATAATGGCCAACCCTTTCATCAAGACCCCCAAGCGATCGCCAAAACCTTCCTCGTCGGAGTCGCTTGGCCGCAACGGGGGCAAGTCCTGTTTCCCCAAGGTTCCTTTGACTGGAACCGCGTCGAACAAGCCATGGAAGCGGGCAGTTGGCAACAAATTGGCGGACAAGCGGACTGGGGCAGTTTTGACTTTGTGATCACCGATCCCATCCGTTCCAATAGCGGTCAGGTGACCTTAAGTTTGTGGACTCAAGCCCAATTGGGCAATGGCAGCAGTTTAAATAGCCCAGAAGCAGAAAATTTATTCGGCTTAATTCGGCGATCGGTGTATCAGCCCCCCCGGTCAACCGATACTTTACTCCAAGAATTTATCACTCGCGGCCCCAATGATGCCGATGTAGCCACCGTTTATGAAAGTATCGCCCTCTATCGCTGGCAACAGTCCGCCACCAGTCAGGGCAAACCCTATCAAATTTATTACCTTAATCCGACCATTGAAACCGTAGCGACGGCGGCGATCGTCCGCCGAGATGTGGGGTCTCAAACTGCCAAAGCTGCCAGGGAGTTTATCGATTTCCTTACCCAACCCGAACAGCAAGCGGTGTTTGTGCGCTACGGTTTTCGACCTGCCCAAAATTCAGTGGATTTAACCTCAGTTTCCGGCAGTCCCTGGACTCAAAACATCCCTGGGGCCGAAGTCGATCCAGCTCTGTCGGTACTTCCGGCTCCCCAACCGGCTGAAATTGGCGAAATTCAGCGCCTCTGGCAACGGGCCAACCCTTGA
- a CDS encoding alkaline phosphatase D family protein, whose amino-acid sequence MAILIGDATNNTLTGTTENDLILGLAGNDQLLGLDGNDTLSGNEDKDSLNGNQGNDWVFGGQGEDWVRGGQGNDVVSGDRGNDILYGDLGNNTLIGGAGRDILVIQSASTTAEQLITDFVDGEDLLGLDGLNFTEITITAEGNSTLIQQSATGRILARLPGINASQITQADFTTALTPLPSSPETTTLVNGIASGDTTQTSTILWAGSTAVGPVTFDYSTDESFSTVLGTLNATVIDPSVPVKAGLAGLTPGTQYYYRVTDAQGDTAIGQFRTPNPPGTREGLRFGVSGDLKGELAPFVSLGNADERNLDFFVQMGDMIEADSESPALPGVTQAKTLEQFRAKHNEVYSPRWGLNTWKDLRATTSIYATWDDHDVTNDFAGGATPADSPQKQDLFGNATTGFVNQTPAFHRAQQAFQDYFPLREDQFYGNTGDARTTNRRKLYRHNTFGSDAATFVLDVRSFRDAPLPFVPENAPQERLNQQLTDAFAPNRTMLGAAQLAELKADLLAAEQSGITWKFVLSTVPMQHFGVAVMGERWEGYAAERADLLNFIEENQIKNVVFITGDFHGSVVNNVTNQQAPGESVTPTGVFDVMIGPVGIELTVPFLPEPFNQTFAAPFGPATVGFTPESLLEQQGKTQAEYLALGDDRAAKDQFVREVLDFRTEGLLGYDPMGLEGSPINAQLLQGEYLATHTYGWSEFDIAPSTGQLTVTTYGVPPYTQSEVLANPNPILAAQPEIVSQFQVTPM is encoded by the coding sequence ATGGCAATTTTAATCGGGGATGCAACCAATAATACCCTAACAGGAACAACTGAAAATGACCTGATTTTAGGATTAGCCGGTAATGACCAACTGTTGGGTTTAGACGGAAATGATACCTTGAGTGGCAATGAGGATAAAGATTCTCTCAATGGTAATCAGGGGAATGACTGGGTATTTGGCGGTCAGGGAGAAGATTGGGTTCGCGGAGGACAAGGGAATGATGTGGTATCGGGCGATCGCGGCAATGATATCCTGTATGGAGATTTGGGAAACAATACCCTCATCGGAGGTGCAGGGCGCGATATCTTAGTCATTCAATCGGCAAGTACGACAGCAGAACAGTTAATTACAGACTTTGTAGACGGTGAAGACTTGCTCGGTTTAGACGGACTGAACTTTACGGAAATTACCATCACCGCAGAGGGCAATAGTACCCTGATTCAACAGAGTGCAACTGGTCGCATTCTAGCCCGTTTACCGGGTATAAATGCCAGTCAAATTACTCAAGCCGATTTTACCACCGCCTTAACACCGTTGCCGTCCTCTCCAGAAACAACAACCTTAGTCAATGGGATTGCTAGTGGAGATACCACCCAAACCTCGACCATCTTATGGGCAGGGAGTACAGCAGTTGGCCCTGTGACGTTTGACTATAGCACTGATGAGAGTTTTAGCACCGTGTTGGGCACATTAAACGCCACGGTAATCGATCCCAGTGTACCCGTGAAAGCGGGATTAGCGGGACTGACACCGGGAACCCAATATTACTACAGAGTAACGGATGCTCAGGGCGACACGGCGATCGGTCAGTTTCGCACCCCTAACCCCCCAGGAACTCGCGAAGGATTACGCTTTGGGGTTTCCGGAGATTTGAAAGGAGAACTTGCGCCCTTTGTCTCCCTCGGCAATGCCGATGAGCGCAACCTCGACTTCTTTGTGCAAATGGGCGATATGATCGAAGCTGATAGCGAATCTCCCGCTCTTCCAGGGGTGACGCAAGCCAAAACCCTAGAGCAATTTCGCGCCAAACACAATGAAGTCTATTCCCCCCGGTGGGGCTTAAACACCTGGAAAGATTTACGGGCCACCACCTCCATTTATGCTACATGGGACGATCACGATGTTACCAATGACTTTGCCGGGGGTGCAACCCCAGCCGACTCCCCGCAAAAACAGGATCTCTTTGGCAATGCGACCACTGGATTTGTCAATCAAACTCCCGCCTTTCATCGGGCACAACAAGCCTTTCAAGACTATTTTCCCCTGCGAGAAGACCAATTTTATGGCAATACGGGAGATGCACGCACCACCAATCGCCGCAAACTCTATCGCCATAATACCTTTGGTTCCGATGCAGCGACTTTTGTCTTAGATGTGCGCTCTTTCCGGGATGCTCCTCTCCCCTTTGTCCCTGAAAATGCCCCCCAAGAGCGTCTCAATCAACAACTCACCGATGCCTTTGCTCCTAACCGCACCATGCTCGGTGCAGCACAGTTAGCCGAATTGAAAGCCGATTTATTAGCCGCCGAACAGTCCGGAATTACCTGGAAGTTTGTCCTGTCTACTGTTCCCATGCAACACTTCGGAGTTGCAGTTATGGGAGAGCGCTGGGAAGGGTATGCCGCAGAACGGGCGGATTTGCTCAATTTTATTGAGGAAAATCAGATTAAAAATGTGGTCTTTATCACCGGAGACTTCCATGGCTCTGTCGTCAATAATGTTACGAATCAACAAGCCCCCGGTGAATCGGTCACTCCCACAGGCGTATTTGATGTGATGATTGGCCCCGTGGGGATTGAGTTAACCGTTCCCTTTCTCCCTGAACCCTTTAACCAGACGTTTGCTGCTCCCTTTGGCCCGGCAACTGTGGGCTTTACTCCCGAAAGCCTCTTAGAGCAACAAGGGAAAACCCAAGCCGAATATCTAGCATTAGGGGATGACCGGGCCGCTAAAGACCAGTTTGTGCGCGAAGTCCTCGATTTCCGTACTGAGGGACTCCTGGGCTATGACCCCATGGGTTTAGAAGGCTCGCCTATTAATGCCCAATTGTTACAAGGAGAGTATTTAGCTACCCATACTTATGGCTGGAGCGAGTTTGACATTGCACCCAGTACGGGTCAATTAACCGTCACGACTTACGGAGTGCCACCCTATACTCAATCTGAAGTATTAGCCAATCCTAATCCTATTCTGGCGGCTCAACCAGAAATTGTCAGTCAATTTCAAGTTACTCCAATGTGA
- a CDS encoding retropepsin-like aspartic protease family protein, with amino-acid sequence MDTQKGWQPVKRLIVFGIVVSMVACERSPVEVADPPPPATPQAIASPSPSPSPSPEPSPVEDDQKTLQRAFDKAYGAASIAQSAASPGDWQLVARQWQQAIALLQQIPPPSPHHTLAQQKINEYQKNLTYAQTQSQTASPPPSPTPAIIAVKPITPLQPVQRRSSTAQPGAIQVPIKRREAGTPVIDVVFNQTRTFEMIVDTGATGVVITQNMAQSLDLPLIGSAKMDTASAKGITVPIGLVESIAVKGVVVQNLPVIIAGSQLEIGLLGHDFFGDYDLVIRQNQIEFQPRS; translated from the coding sequence ATGGATACTCAGAAAGGGTGGCAACCGGTGAAACGCTTGATTGTATTTGGGATAGTTGTCTCCATGGTGGCCTGCGAGCGATCGCCGGTTGAGGTGGCCGATCCGCCTCCTCCAGCCACTCCCCAGGCGATCGCTTCTCCCTCTCCTTCCCCCTCTCCCTCTCCTGAACCTTCTCCGGTGGAGGACGACCAAAAAACCCTACAACGGGCATTTGATAAAGCCTATGGTGCAGCCAGTATCGCCCAGTCTGCGGCCTCTCCAGGAGATTGGCAGTTAGTGGCTCGGCAATGGCAACAGGCGATCGCCCTGCTCCAACAAATTCCGCCCCCAAGTCCCCACCACACCCTCGCCCAACAAAAAATTAATGAATATCAGAAAAACCTGACATACGCCCAAACCCAAAGTCAAACCGCCTCCCCACCCCCTTCCCCTACCCCCGCCATTATTGCGGTCAAACCCATCACTCCCCTTCAACCCGTTCAACGGCGCTCCTCTACTGCCCAACCCGGAGCCATCCAAGTTCCCATTAAGCGCCGGGAAGCCGGAACCCCAGTCATCGATGTGGTATTTAATCAGACCCGAACTTTTGAAATGATCGTCGATACCGGAGCCACAGGAGTGGTCATTACCCAAAATATGGCCCAATCCCTCGATCTTCCCCTCATTGGATCGGCTAAAATGGATACCGCCAGCGCCAAAGGAATCACGGTTCCCATCGGTTTAGTTGAATCGATCGCCGTTAAAGGCGTAGTGGTGCAGAATTTGCCCGTCATCATCGCCGGTTCTCAATTGGAAATCGGCTTACTCGGTCACGACTTCTTTGGCGATTATGACCTGGTTATTCGCCAAAACCAGATTGAATTTCAACCGAGATCGTAA